The Lycium ferocissimum isolate CSIRO_LF1 chromosome 10, AGI_CSIRO_Lferr_CH_V1, whole genome shotgun sequence genome window below encodes:
- the LOC132035189 gene encoding uncharacterized protein At5g39865-like, whose protein sequence is MNSIKGGILRKINSFPTLVFQVNHPTKHFQSHLTTNTQHDNEMFCQNIMSDLANDVQDKMKNTSTCECETHHSSTTSITLQESDTMEENKGLDDFEYKCPPGGKDVVIFYTTSLRGIRKTFEDCNMIRFLLESFRVVYYERDVSLHVEYREELWRIFGRKVVPPSLFIRGRHIGGADEVVGFHEQGILKKLLHGIPLISSNFPCKGCCGIRFVLCLSCHGCCKIIDQEGKDTNGYRIRCPECNENGLIKCPVCS, encoded by the coding sequence atGAACAGCATCAAGGGAGGAATTCTAAGGAAAATCAATTCCTTTCCAACATTAGTTTTCCAAGTAAATCATCCAACCAAACACTTCCAAAGTCACCTAACAACAAATACACAACATGACAATGAAATGTTTTGTCAAAACATTATGTCCGATCTTGCAAATGATGTTCAAGACAAAATGAAAAACACTTCTACATGTGAATGTGAAACTCATCATTCTAGTACTACATCTATTACTCTTCAAGAATCAGACACCATGGAGGAAAACAAAGGCTTGGATGATTTTGAATACAAGTGCCCACCAGGAGGAAAAGACGTGGTCATTTTTTACACGACGAGCTTAAGGGGGATAAGAAAAACGTTCGAGGACTGCAACATGATCCGATTTCTCTTAGAAAGCTTTCGAGTTGTCTACTACGAGCGAGATGTATCCTTACACGTCGAGTATAGAGAGGAATTATGGCGGATTTTTGGTCGAAAAGTAGTCCCTCCAAGTTTGTTTATCAGAGGTAGGCACATTGGTGGAGCTGATGAAGTTGTTggatttcatgaacaagggatttTAAAGAAACTCTTACATGGGATTCCTttgatttcttcaaattttccatGTAAAGGGTGTTGTGGGATTAGGTTTGTTTTGTGTTTGAGTTGCCATGGATGTTGCAAGATCATTGATCAAGAAGGGAAAGATACTAATGGATATCGAATTCGATGTCCAGAATGTAACGAAAATGGATTGATCAAGTGTCCTGTTTGTAGCTAA